From a region of the Methanomassiliicoccales archaeon genome:
- a CDS encoding cobyric acid synthase, which produces MVHRIMVQGVTSGAGKTTLTAAICRHLSQKGVDVVPFKSQNVSLNSFVTDDGGEMAISQAYQAWASGVEPSSDMNPILVKPKGNGLCQIVLRGRPWKDLGPGDSTTEVIEELRQQVMRSFEEDILGHEVVVIEGMGSPVEMNLKDKDVSNMWLAKTTRSPVILVGDIEKGGVFAGIFGTYLLLNDEEKDLLKGFVINRFRGDSTILKNGIEELESRMGVPCLGVLPYVRFTAPQEDSMDLDRGTGPGSKENDVRERWMKDLDLLLQQWEGHLNWAGIEAIVHSSR; this is translated from the coding sequence ATGGTCCATAGGATAATGGTCCAGGGGGTTACGTCAGGCGCGGGAAAGACCACGCTCACCGCTGCGATATGCCGTCATCTCTCCCAAAAAGGCGTGGACGTGGTTCCTTTCAAATCACAGAACGTATCCCTGAACTCGTTCGTTACCGACGACGGCGGAGAGATGGCCATCTCCCAAGCGTATCAGGCCTGGGCCAGTGGCGTCGAGCCGTCCTCGGATATGAACCCCATACTGGTCAAGCCCAAGGGCAACGGGCTATGTCAGATCGTTCTCCGAGGACGTCCATGGAAGGACCTGGGACCGGGAGACAGCACCACAGAAGTGATCGAAGAACTGAGACAGCAGGTCATGCGTTCGTTCGAGGAGGACATCCTTGGTCATGAAGTGGTGGTGATAGAGGGCATGGGTTCTCCGGTGGAGATGAACCTGAAGGACAAGGACGTCTCCAACATGTGGCTGGCCAAGACCACCCGTTCCCCGGTCATTTTGGTGGGGGACATCGAGAAGGGAGGCGTCTTCGCTGGCATATTCGGTACATATCTGCTTTTGAACGATGAGGAGAAGGATCTCCTGAAAGGTTTCGTCATCAACCGTTTCCGCGGGGACAGCACCATCCTAAAGAACGGGATCGAGGAACTGGAATCCCGCATGGGCGTCCCTTGCCTGGGCGTTCTGCCCTACGTTCGCTTCACCGCTCCTCAGGAGGACTCCATGGACCTGGACCGTGGTACCGGTCCAGGTTCGAAAGAGAACGACGTGCGGGAAAGATGGATGAAGGACCTCGACCTGCTCCTACAGCAATGGGAAGGACATCTGAACTGGGCTGGCATCGAAGCAATCGTACATTCATCCAGGTGA
- a CDS encoding ABC transporter substrate-binding protein: MDRKMIIAILLALIIVSAGVLIVLNNDNGGETAGPVTVLDAEGRNVTTAEAPLRIVSCSPSLTEIVYALGIGERLVAVTDYCDWPADVDVRKNDGSLTSIGGYWTPSIEAIVEADANIILVDQGVQAQLDMLPQMEDLQLNVIVLNKGQSFAEVYENIAMIGEICWQDENATQLIDSMNDRLDEIQATMSEIEEEPTLAFCVWLEPIYLSGNGTFVSEIMYKAMGENAYDDMTSYPEIAMESMLERDPEYLFVTGMMMETSGQAVLDMLKNDTLWSETSAVQNDKVYVLVGQAENLFNRPGPRMVDGVELMAKILHSDVFNVTIPYVLENDYVDWVSGSASFEAPANAILLVNNDLINALTGPAANIFDTASEYVAQGVILLPPRPYLEQFGIEPLSSVIGDDHLKNL, translated from the coding sequence ATGGATCGTAAAATGATCATAGCTATCTTACTGGCATTGATAATCGTAAGTGCCGGTGTTCTGATCGTACTGAATAATGACAACGGCGGGGAGACCGCTGGACCGGTGACCGTGTTGGACGCCGAGGGAAGGAACGTGACGACCGCTGAAGCTCCGTTGCGCATAGTTTCCTGTTCGCCATCTCTAACTGAGATCGTCTATGCCCTGGGCATAGGCGAACGTTTGGTGGCCGTCACTGATTACTGTGACTGGCCCGCTGACGTCGACGTCAGGAAGAACGACGGTTCTTTGACAAGCATCGGCGGTTACTGGACTCCCAGCATCGAGGCCATCGTAGAGGCGGATGCCAACATCATCCTGGTGGACCAGGGTGTGCAGGCCCAGCTGGATATGCTGCCTCAGATGGAGGACCTGCAGCTGAACGTCATCGTGCTGAACAAGGGCCAGAGCTTTGCTGAGGTGTATGAGAACATCGCCATGATCGGTGAGATATGCTGGCAGGACGAGAACGCCACTCAGCTGATCGATTCCATGAACGACCGTTTGGATGAGATCCAGGCGACCATGTCCGAAATCGAGGAGGAACCTACCCTGGCCTTCTGTGTCTGGCTGGAACCGATATACCTGAGCGGCAACGGCACCTTCGTTAGCGAAATAATGTACAAGGCCATGGGCGAGAACGCCTATGACGACATGACCTCCTATCCCGAGATCGCCATGGAATCCATGCTGGAGCGTGATCCCGAATATCTGTTCGTCACCGGTATGATGATGGAGACCTCGGGCCAGGCAGTGCTGGACATGTTGAAGAACGACACGCTGTGGTCCGAGACATCAGCGGTACAGAACGATAAGGTGTACGTGCTCGTAGGCCAGGCCGAGAATCTCTTCAATCGCCCCGGTCCCCGCATGGTGGACGGCGTGGAACTGATGGCCAAGATACTGCACAGCGATGTCTTCAACGTCACCATACCCTATGTGTTGGAGAACGATTACGTGGACTGGGTCTCAGGATCGGCCTCTTTCGAAGCTCCAGCCAACGCGATCCTTCTGGTGAACAACGATCTCATCAACGCATTGACCGGACCAGCGGCGAACATTTTCGATACTGCCTCCGAGTACGTTGCCCAGGGCGTTATTTTATTACCCCCCCGGCCATACCTGGAACAGTTCGGAATCGAGCCGCTGTCCTCGGTCATCGGCGATGATCACCTGAAGAACCTGTGA
- a CDS encoding iron ABC transporter permease, translating to MEGTKASRAKFKLIMILGLGSVSLVLLFFLSLTLGTMDISFQDAMESTWNLIVNGGEHHNVQELVILNLRIPRALAVIAVGVGLSVAGVVMQALIRNPMVDPYITGVSSGAALGATLAVLAGVTLLEISNYALPIMAFVGASAAFLITMLLAESAGGRPISYVLGGVIVSIALSAGTTLLMYFNSDKLHGVLFWLFGSFAYLTWESTLIILFTVLALTTAMLFYAKEFNVILLGDEQARQLGMNVKRFKTTMFMLVSALASVCVAFTGIIGFVGLIVPHLARMIVGGDHRLLLPASMMLGANILLVADIVCKTAVAPQELPIGAIISVIGAPFFGYLMIRMGKEYVM from the coding sequence ATGGAGGGTACCAAGGCTAGCCGGGCGAAGTTCAAGCTGATCATGATACTCGGTCTGGGCTCGGTAAGCCTGGTCCTTCTTTTTTTCTTATCTCTTACTTTGGGCACCATGGACATCTCCTTCCAGGATGCCATGGAGTCCACCTGGAACCTCATCGTCAACGGTGGGGAGCACCATAACGTCCAGGAACTGGTAATTCTCAATCTCAGGATACCTAGGGCCTTGGCGGTCATCGCCGTAGGGGTCGGTCTCTCGGTGGCCGGGGTGGTCATGCAGGCCTTGATACGCAATCCCATGGTCGATCCCTATATCACCGGTGTCTCCTCCGGGGCCGCCCTGGGCGCCACCCTGGCGGTGTTGGCCGGGGTGACCTTGCTCGAAATATCCAACTATGCCCTGCCCATCATGGCCTTCGTCGGCGCCAGCGCGGCCTTCCTGATAACCATGCTCCTGGCCGAATCCGCCGGAGGAAGACCCATAAGCTATGTGCTGGGCGGGGTCATCGTGAGCATAGCCTTGTCCGCCGGCACCACCCTGCTGATGTACTTCAACAGCGACAAGCTGCATGGGGTGCTTTTCTGGCTCTTCGGCTCCTTCGCCTATCTGACCTGGGAATCGACGCTCATCATTCTGTTCACGGTGCTGGCATTGACCACGGCCATGCTTTTCTACGCCAAAGAGTTCAACGTCATCCTGTTGGGGGACGAGCAGGCACGGCAGCTGGGCATGAACGTCAAGCGATTCAAGACCACGATGTTCATGTTGGTGTCGGCGCTCGCGTCGGTCTGCGTGGCCTTTACCGGTATCATCGGATTCGTGGGATTGATCGTCCCGCACCTGGCGAGGATGATCGTCGGCGGTGACCATCGTTTATTATTGCCCGCGTCCATGATGCTCGGGGCAAACATTCTATTGGTGGCAGACATTGTATGTAAGACTGCAGTGGCCCCGCAGGAGCTTCCTATCGGTGCCATAATCTCGGTCATCGGGGCGCCGTTCTTCGGTTACCTGATGATCAGAATGGGAAAAGAATATGTCATGTGA
- a CDS encoding ABC transporter ATP-binding protein translates to MVKVDNISFSYGTKRNLCSKTLKDITIHAGKGQFIGIMGPNGCGKTTFMRCINKVLKPQEGAIYIDGKDVDRLKMMEIAKICANIPADVPDDFHLSVEEFVALGRYPYVTGIWWEGEKDELLVREAMDSYHVTHLRDRKLGELSSGEKARVLLAKGAVQQPRILLADEPSAHLDLKFKLQVMQALKDLSRQGVTVITASHDINLITKYCDLVIVISEGSILSYGPPADIINEEIIRSVYGVEVSVVRQGEDIYVIPLRPVDSERTKDEDPRPCEKGIVAD, encoded by the coding sequence GTGGTGAAGGTAGACAACATATCCTTCAGCTACGGCACCAAGCGCAATCTTTGCTCCAAGACGTTGAAGGACATAACCATCCATGCTGGAAAGGGGCAGTTCATAGGTATCATGGGTCCCAATGGCTGCGGGAAGACCACCTTCATGCGCTGCATCAACAAGGTGCTGAAACCACAGGAGGGGGCCATCTACATAGACGGAAAGGACGTCGACCGACTGAAGATGATGGAGATCGCCAAGATCTGCGCCAACATCCCGGCGGACGTCCCTGACGATTTTCATCTGTCCGTGGAGGAGTTCGTGGCGCTGGGGCGTTATCCTTACGTCACCGGCATCTGGTGGGAAGGGGAAAAGGACGAGCTGCTGGTGCGTGAGGCCATGGACTCCTACCATGTCACCCATCTTCGGGACCGGAAGCTGGGGGAGCTCAGCAGCGGAGAGAAGGCCCGGGTGTTATTGGCGAAGGGGGCGGTCCAACAGCCAAGGATACTGTTGGCGGACGAACCCAGCGCCCATCTGGACCTTAAGTTCAAGCTTCAGGTCATGCAGGCATTGAAGGACCTGTCCCGTCAAGGCGTCACAGTCATCACCGCCTCGCACGACATCAATCTCATCACCAAATACTGTGATCTTGTAATAGTCATCAGCGAAGGGTCGATCCTGAGCTACGGACCTCCTGCCGATATCATCAACGAGGAGATCATACGTTCCGTCTACGGCGTGGAGGTCTCGGTGGTGCGGCAGGGCGAGGACATTTACGTCATTCCATTAAGACCAGTGGATTCGGAGAGAACCAAAGATGAGGATCCAAGACCTTGTGAAAAGGGAATTGTTGCCGATTAA
- a CDS encoding histidinol-phosphate transaminase, producing MRIQDLVKRELLPIKRPVHGGQGWKISGVEDFSHNLNPYGPPAALPQLVMEAVDQLGHYPDDTSAHFRQAVASLHHVDPENVIAGAGSAELIRLYPEVFIARKARVIIPRPTFSEYSHACRMQGANIMDVPLCEGEGFRLDMNAILEKLPLAKAVYVCNPNNPTGTVEPRRRMLELIEECERAGKLFFLDETLLDLVEGHENISCMSEVKNHSNLFVISSLTKSFAIPGMRVGYGVGSREIVDMMDRARLSWNLGVIEQYVGARLLKEHMGHVQRAAEMMARESGRIKKAVDGTGLFSPLSDQAFFFFTRVNNVRLNAVDVMEHLLPRKVLVRDCSTFGRPFDKFVRFSIKTPEKNDMLINAIEETAQEIRSTAFGVRMHV from the coding sequence ATGAGGATCCAAGACCTTGTGAAAAGGGAATTGTTGCCGATTAAGCGACCGGTGCACGGTGGCCAAGGTTGGAAGATCTCCGGTGTGGAGGACTTCAGCCACAACCTCAATCCATACGGACCGCCGGCCGCACTTCCACAGCTGGTCATGGAGGCCGTTGACCAACTGGGCCATTATCCGGACGATACCTCGGCGCACTTCCGCCAAGCGGTGGCGTCATTGCATCACGTCGACCCGGAGAACGTCATCGCCGGTGCCGGTTCCGCCGAACTGATACGATTGTATCCAGAGGTCTTCATAGCGCGCAAGGCCCGGGTCATCATCCCCCGGCCGACCTTCTCGGAATACTCGCACGCCTGCCGGATGCAGGGGGCCAACATCATGGACGTTCCGCTGTGCGAGGGCGAGGGCTTCCGTCTGGACATGAACGCCATTCTCGAGAAGTTGCCGCTGGCAAAAGCGGTCTACGTCTGCAATCCCAACAATCCCACCGGGACGGTGGAACCTCGGCGAAGGATGCTGGAACTGATCGAGGAATGCGAACGCGCCGGGAAGCTGTTCTTCCTGGACGAGACATTGCTGGACCTGGTGGAAGGACACGAGAACATCTCCTGCATGTCCGAGGTAAAGAACCACAGTAACCTTTTCGTAATATCCTCACTGACGAAATCCTTCGCCATCCCGGGCATGAGGGTCGGCTACGGCGTCGGAAGCCGGGAGATCGTGGACATGATGGACCGGGCCCGCCTTTCCTGGAACCTGGGTGTGATAGAGCAGTATGTCGGCGCCCGCTTGCTGAAGGAGCATATGGGTCATGTTCAAAGAGCGGCGGAGATGATGGCTAGGGAAAGCGGACGGATCAAGAAGGCGGTCGATGGGACCGGTCTTTTCTCCCCGCTCTCGGACCAGGCCTTCTTCTTCTTCACCCGGGTGAACAACGTCCGCCTGAACGCGGTGGATGTCATGGAACATCTGCTGCCGCGCAAGGTGTTGGTACGGGATTGTTCCACCTTTGGCCGCCCCTTCGACAAGTTCGTCCGTTTCAGCATCAAGACCCCGGAGAAGAACGATATGCTGATCAATGCCATAGAGGAGACGGCGCAGGAGATACGCAGCACCGCTTTTGGAGTTAGGATGCATGTTTGA
- a CDS encoding cobalamin biosynthesis protein, whose protein sequence is MFELLFYALLTLTVAVLVDLLLGEPPNRLHPVVWMGKVISFLDRRVSRGRPRRERAAGVALAMITILLFSFLSLLLLAALRNSLGPLAWAIVGGILLKTMFAINAMSRHTEPVRKALLEDDLELAREKAAMMVSRDVSQLDKGHVISCAAESAAENTVDSIFSPLFYFGLLGLPAAVAYRASNTLDAMVGYLNDRYRNVGWFSAKLDDATNWLMARVAVPFILLALALLGKDGKAGWASSKKYHDQTLSPNKGWHMSAFAGGLGIRFEKIGWYVMGDGPLPSDPEVLRDTIKIMTLASYLFLFAAVIPLYLLVGVHIQIYMEDLLWNFIGG, encoded by the coding sequence ATGTTTGAGCTGTTGTTCTACGCGCTCCTTACGCTGACGGTGGCCGTTCTGGTGGACCTTTTACTAGGCGAGCCTCCGAACCGTTTGCATCCGGTGGTCTGGATGGGCAAGGTGATATCCTTCCTCGATCGGAGGGTCTCTCGCGGGAGGCCGCGCCGGGAAAGGGCGGCCGGGGTGGCGCTGGCGATGATCACCATTCTGCTCTTCTCCTTCCTATCGTTGCTTCTGCTCGCTGCGCTGAGGAACTCGCTGGGACCACTTGCCTGGGCCATCGTCGGCGGCATATTGCTCAAGACCATGTTCGCCATCAATGCCATGTCCCGGCATACCGAGCCGGTGCGCAAGGCGCTGCTGGAGGACGATCTGGAACTGGCTAGGGAAAAGGCCGCCATGATGGTCAGTCGGGACGTGAGCCAATTGGACAAGGGGCACGTCATCTCCTGTGCCGCGGAGAGCGCCGCGGAGAACACCGTGGACAGTATCTTTTCCCCACTGTTCTACTTCGGTCTGCTGGGCCTGCCGGCGGCCGTCGCTTATCGCGCGTCCAACACCCTGGACGCCATGGTAGGTTACCTGAACGACCGGTACCGCAATGTGGGATGGTTCTCGGCCAAGCTGGACGACGCTACCAACTGGTTGATGGCCCGCGTTGCCGTACCCTTCATACTGCTGGCGTTGGCCTTGTTAGGGAAGGACGGAAAGGCAGGCTGGGCGTCCTCCAAGAAGTATCACGATCAGACCCTTTCTCCCAACAAGGGGTGGCACATGTCAGCTTTCGCCGGAGGACTGGGCATTCGATTCGAAAAGATAGGATGGTACGTCATGGGCGACGGGCCGCTGCCCTCCGATCCGGAGGTCTTGCGGGACACCATAAAGATCATGACCCTGGCATCATATCTCTTCCTGTTCGCGGCGGTGATACCCTTATACCTTCTGGTGGGGGTGCACATACAGATCTACATGGAAGATCTTCTCTGGAACTTCATAGGTGGTTGA
- a CDS encoding adenosylcobinamide amidohydrolase, with protein MRLNEIKIEQGNVKGHNYVAIRLARRMRMLGSTILNGGLGEGDSVLMLQVPMHYDHKDPIAHMKELLLELGLPQDTVCFMTAADLHRAFSVEEVAHNGTNAIAMVSAGISNAINAGESSREGMVPHRQVGTINIMVITDKPLDDCGLANAIMTVTEAKTAALRDHSVPGTGTTSDAVLIVCPADGERCLWSGTGSDHGISMAMAVRRGVGASISKWNGGNGDSKNFLRSLAIRGITLDHMWSAVKGMNALDPAWDESAIRKRFEDKLVALAKDINVNAMIQAAIALEEKGRYGQLYGLDVKKFEEDPVHLLADELLGIALAEYIGGSKCVFEYIRYDKKKPGVLSELGPFMDDIVASLIGATMSTIYSDLLEGEGRIS; from the coding sequence ATGCGTTTGAACGAGATCAAGATCGAGCAGGGCAATGTGAAGGGGCATAATTACGTGGCGATACGACTGGCCCGCCGCATGAGGATGCTCGGTTCGACTATCCTGAACGGGGGATTGGGCGAGGGCGATTCCGTTCTTATGCTTCAGGTCCCCATGCATTATGATCACAAGGACCCGATCGCCCACATGAAGGAGCTGCTGCTGGAGCTCGGCCTTCCACAGGACACCGTCTGTTTCATGACCGCCGCAGACCTGCATCGGGCCTTTTCGGTGGAGGAGGTGGCGCACAACGGCACGAACGCCATCGCCATGGTGAGCGCCGGCATCTCCAATGCCATCAACGCCGGGGAATCGTCACGGGAGGGGATGGTGCCTCATCGGCAGGTGGGTACGATAAATATCATGGTGATCACGGACAAACCGTTGGACGATTGCGGTCTGGCAAACGCCATAATGACCGTGACCGAAGCGAAGACCGCGGCCTTGCGCGATCACAGCGTACCGGGGACCGGGACGACGAGCGACGCGGTGCTCATCGTCTGTCCCGCAGACGGGGAAAGATGCCTGTGGTCCGGGACCGGTTCCGATCACGGGATCTCCATGGCCATGGCCGTTCGGCGAGGGGTGGGGGCGTCCATATCCAAGTGGAACGGGGGCAACGGCGATTCCAAGAACTTCCTGCGTTCATTGGCCATCAGAGGGATCACCCTCGACCACATGTGGTCGGCGGTGAAAGGCATGAACGCCCTGGACCCTGCCTGGGACGAGTCGGCCATCAGGAAGAGGTTCGAGGACAAGCTGGTGGCGTTGGCCAAGGACATCAATGTCAACGCCATGATCCAGGCGGCCATCGCCCTGGAGGAGAAAGGCCGCTACGGTCAACTGTACGGTCTGGACGTCAAGAAGTTCGAGGAGGACCCGGTGCACCTGCTGGCCGACGAACTGCTGGGCATCGCGCTCGCCGAATACATCGGTGGCAGCAAATGTGTCTTCGAGTACATTCGTTACGACAAAAAGAAGCCCGGGGTGCTCTCCGAGCTGGGACCGTTCATGGACGACATCGTGGCTTCGCTCATCGGCGCTACCATGTCCACAATCTATTCTGATCTACTGGAGGGAGAAGGACGAATATCGTAG
- the cobS gene encoding adenosylcobinamide-GDP ribazoletransferase, with translation MKAALTLFTILPAKNDGRDVEDLSRNFQLILFVGLFYGLLVGGIMYLSDGWLSRLVAAALAIAALHLLNRFLHLDGLSDLGDGMVCGGDAERKLSAMKDSKTGAGGVGYVMVFSLLSFATLGSLWGVGLLFLPLIAEIMNKNAVVFCAFGGKARQGLGNLFISNTGEKQAVISLLLSLLLSIGLVFIIDLLFFQTWGIERMIVLVVAAAFVSALTGLGMSRLAEKNFGAVNGDVLGATNEIARPLVLIAMLLVLA, from the coding sequence TTGAAGGCGGCACTGACCTTATTTACCATATTGCCGGCGAAGAACGATGGCAGGGACGTGGAGGATCTCTCCCGCAACTTCCAGCTGATCCTTTTCGTAGGCCTGTTCTACGGACTGCTGGTCGGAGGGATCATGTACCTTTCCGATGGATGGCTCTCCCGGTTGGTGGCGGCGGCCCTGGCCATCGCCGCGCTGCACCTGCTCAACCGCTTCCTTCATCTGGACGGGCTGAGCGATCTGGGAGACGGCATGGTCTGTGGCGGGGACGCCGAGCGGAAGCTCAGCGCCATGAAGGACTCCAAGACCGGTGCCGGCGGCGTTGGTTATGTAATGGTCTTCAGCCTTCTCAGCTTCGCCACCCTGGGCTCGCTATGGGGCGTCGGATTGCTGTTCCTCCCGCTTATCGCCGAGATCATGAACAAGAACGCCGTGGTGTTCTGCGCCTTCGGCGGAAAGGCCCGCCAGGGACTGGGCAACCTGTTCATTTCCAATACCGGGGAGAAGCAGGCAGTGATATCGCTTCTTCTCTCCCTGCTTCTGAGCATCGGCCTGGTCTTCATCATCGACCTCCTGTTCTTTCAGACCTGGGGCATCGAGAGGATGATCGTTCTGGTGGTCGCCGCGGCATTCGTGAGCGCTTTGACCGGGCTGGGCATGAGCCGCCTGGCGGAAAAGAACTTCGGAGCGGTGAATGGTGACGTGCTCGGGGCGACGAACGAGATCGCCCGGCCGTTGGTGCTCATCGCCATGTTGTTGGTGCTAGCATGA
- a CDS encoding NTP transferase domain-containing protein codes for MSVVALITAGGKGTRIRELGIEKPMAPILGEPMIDRVLEQLLAVDEISSVYVSVSDNVPKTREHLMSIGVKVLETSGTEYCHDLIQAAEGITEQHIFICPADLPLITAELVGEVVRDYLSRQESSLTVGIPLEKALEFGVDVTFYENVDGQPVIPCGVSVVNKASMLTREYLSGGYILVGTPDVVVNVNTVKDLKQAEAVLRERLTSP; via the coding sequence ATGAGCGTGGTCGCGCTGATCACCGCCGGTGGTAAGGGGACCCGCATCAGGGAGCTGGGCATCGAGAAGCCCATGGCCCCCATCCTCGGCGAACCGATGATAGATCGGGTGCTGGAACAGCTCCTGGCGGTGGATGAGATATCCTCCGTCTACGTATCGGTCAGCGATAATGTGCCGAAGACCAGGGAGCATCTCATGAGCATAGGGGTCAAGGTGCTGGAGACCTCAGGAACTGAATACTGCCACGATCTCATCCAAGCGGCCGAAGGCATCACGGAACAGCACATATTCATCTGCCCGGCGGACCTGCCTTTGATAACGGCAGAACTCGTGGGCGAGGTGGTCCGGGACTATCTATCGCGCCAGGAGTCATCGTTGACCGTCGGCATCCCCCTGGAAAAAGCGCTGGAGTTCGGCGTGGACGTCACCTTCTATGAAAATGTCGACGGCCAACCGGTCATACCCTGCGGGGTCAGCGTGGTCAACAAGGCTAGCATGCTGACCCGGGAGTATCTGTCCGGAGGTTACATCCTCGTGGGGACGCCCGATGTGGTCGTCAACGTCAACACGGTGAAGGACCTGAAGCAGGCGGAGGCCGTTCTGCGCGAACGGCTCACTTCCCCATGA